One segment of Massilia sp. Se16.2.3 DNA contains the following:
- a CDS encoding bifunctional hydroxymethylpyrimidine kinase/phosphomethylpyrimidine kinase, whose amino-acid sequence MQIQPSPLILTFGVADPVGALGVQADLATFAAHGCHALSIPTALLVADSARVEEWHEVDTGVMADQARQVLEDMPVAAVKIGAIASIEQAAAIAEIVSDYADVPLIVDPFLSALPDSGMSDEDIVASIRQILAPQATILQLSQSELGRMAELWREAGADGGLEIDVAELTSRGCQYVLVTCTSGSGNNRANTLFDRDGVVTTIDWQHLPGPFVGAGTTLSGALAALMARGLDAAEALAAAREFTYGALRHAQRFGMGKLVPNRFFRAHLAHGQ is encoded by the coding sequence GTGCAAATCCAACCGTCTCCGCTGATTCTCACTTTTGGCGTGGCCGACCCTGTCGGCGCCCTTGGCGTTCAGGCAGACCTGGCCACCTTCGCCGCCCACGGCTGCCATGCGCTCTCGATCCCCACCGCCCTGCTGGTGGCCGACAGCGCACGCGTGGAGGAATGGCATGAAGTCGACACCGGCGTCATGGCCGACCAGGCGCGCCAGGTGCTCGAGGACATGCCGGTCGCCGCCGTCAAGATCGGCGCCATCGCCAGCATCGAGCAGGCCGCGGCGATTGCCGAGATCGTCTCGGACTACGCCGACGTGCCCCTGATCGTCGACCCTTTCCTGTCCGCCCTGCCCGACTCCGGCATGTCCGACGAAGACATCGTCGCCTCGATCCGCCAGATCCTCGCGCCCCAGGCAACCATCCTGCAGCTGTCGCAATCCGAACTCGGACGCATGGCCGAACTCTGGCGCGAAGCCGGGGCCGATGGCGGGCTCGAGATCGACGTCGCCGAACTGACCTCGCGCGGCTGCCAGTACGTGCTCGTCACCTGCACCTCCGGTAGCGGCAACAACCGCGCCAATACCCTGTTCGACCGCGACGGCGTCGTCACCACCATCGACTGGCAACACCTGCCCGGCCCCTTCGTCGGTGCCGGCACCACCCTGTCCGGCGCGCTGGCGGCGCTGATGGCGCGCGGCCTCGATGCCGCCGAGGCGCTGGCCGCCGCCCGGGAATTCACTTATGGCGCCCTGCGCCATGCCCAACGCTTCGGCATGGGCAAGCTCGTTCCCAACCGTTTTTTCCGCGCGCATCTGGCGCACGGCCAATAA